Proteins encoded within one genomic window of Amycolatopsis nigrescens CSC17Ta-90:
- a CDS encoding DUF2207 domain-containing protein has product MAVTAALMAAPASAQQATTAPAVDVTLKLLRDGDLAVTETVRAPAGQELVRRVPLRVPADGARDRRYTVADPVVQGEGTAEVTGDQFVLKLRGEATVSYRVTGAVADLQDQQQVRWQLASGWETGLGRIGASFVAPVQRVSAIDCFAGPLGSDRRCTLAATAHSGVIQVDQDGLAAGERVDLAVGLPAGTVPPNARFEAVAAAGAFAFGTADAIGLGVLLALLLAGLGFLWWLRRRDAGARTAGAGQAGADAMLLRDGDRVFFASPDGVLPGQVGTVIDETVDTVDISATVVDLAVRNYLWIAELTAADGGTDWQLSRRNAPDERLHEFERAVVDALLPGGGQTVLLSQLGKVDLAPVRAAMYADVVRQRWFSRHPGTARNPLTLAGAVLAGAGVLVTVVLALSVGHALLGVGLVVAGLVLAAASRLLPTRTARGRLLAGQVRGLLGYLGTVRADDVPPADRELVFSRSLPYAVVLGVTERWLAEFARLDPAADGSAGLYWFGGLEGDCDLTRFATHFPSFLTALNAALTTPSSPSPVPA; this is encoded by the coding sequence ATGGCTGTCACGGCCGCCCTCATGGCCGCTCCCGCCTCCGCCCAGCAGGCCACGACCGCGCCGGCCGTGGACGTCACCCTGAAACTGCTGCGTGACGGCGATCTCGCGGTCACCGAGACGGTGCGGGCGCCGGCCGGGCAGGAGCTGGTCCGGCGGGTTCCGCTGCGGGTGCCGGCGGACGGTGCACGTGACCGCCGTTACACCGTCGCCGACCCGGTGGTGCAGGGCGAGGGTACCGCCGAAGTCACCGGCGACCAGTTCGTGCTGAAGCTGCGCGGCGAGGCCACCGTGAGCTACCGGGTGACCGGCGCGGTCGCGGATCTTCAAGACCAGCAACAGGTTCGCTGGCAGCTGGCGAGCGGCTGGGAGACCGGGCTCGGCCGGATCGGCGCCTCCTTCGTTGCTCCCGTGCAGCGCGTTTCGGCGATCGACTGCTTCGCCGGGCCGCTCGGCTCGGACCGGCGGTGCACCCTCGCGGCGACCGCGCACAGCGGGGTCATCCAGGTCGATCAGGACGGCCTGGCGGCCGGGGAGCGGGTGGACCTCGCGGTCGGCCTGCCCGCCGGCACGGTGCCGCCGAACGCCAGGTTCGAGGCGGTGGCCGCGGCGGGCGCGTTCGCGTTCGGTACCGCGGACGCGATCGGACTCGGTGTGCTGCTGGCATTGTTGCTCGCCGGGCTCGGCTTCCTGTGGTGGCTGCGCCGCCGCGACGCCGGCGCGCGGACGGCCGGGGCCGGGCAGGCGGGCGCCGACGCGATGCTGCTGCGCGACGGCGACCGGGTCTTCTTCGCCTCCCCGGACGGGGTGCTGCCAGGCCAGGTCGGCACCGTGATCGACGAGACGGTGGACACCGTGGACATCAGCGCCACCGTGGTCGATCTCGCGGTGCGCAACTACCTGTGGATCGCCGAGCTCACCGCCGCGGACGGCGGTACCGACTGGCAGCTGTCCCGGCGCAACGCCCCGGACGAGCGGCTGCACGAGTTCGAGCGCGCGGTCGTCGACGCGCTGCTGCCCGGCGGCGGTCAGACCGTGCTGCTGTCCCAGCTGGGCAAGGTCGACCTGGCGCCGGTGCGTGCCGCGATGTACGCGGATGTGGTGCGGCAGCGCTGGTTCTCCCGGCATCCCGGCACCGCGCGCAACCCGCTCACCCTGGCCGGTGCGGTGCTGGCCGGGGCCGGCGTGCTGGTCACCGTGGTGCTCGCGCTCTCCGTCGGGCACGCGCTGCTCGGCGTCGGACTGGTGGTGGCCGGGCTGGTGCTCGCCGCGGCCTCTCGGCTGCTGCCCACCCGCACCGCGCGTGGCCGGTTGCTGGCGGGCCAGGTCCGCGGGCTGCTCGGTTATCTTGGCACCGTGCGGGCGGACGACGTGCCGCCCGCCGATCGGGAGCTGGTGTTCTCCCGCTCGCTGCCGTATGCGGTGGTGCTCGGCGTGACCGAGCGCTGGCTGGCCGAGTTCGCCCGGCTGGATCCGGCCGCGGACGGTTCGGCCGGGCTGTACTGGTTCGGCGGCCTGGAAGGCGACTGCGACCTGACCCGCTTCGCCACCCACTTCCCGTCCTTCCTCACCGCCCTGAACGCTGCCCTCACCACCCCTTCTTCCCCGTCCCCCGTCCCCGCCTAA
- a CDS encoding neutral zinc metallopeptidase, whose amino-acid sequence MARPVTPQPGQPPLQVPHGQYGGNQPGNQPGNQPLPGGPLPPPQPNGQWGYQYPMGYPPKKPNTGPIVAICLGGVLVLVLGIVLIVGVSGSDRNRVADAGYGSAPTATTSSSPSSSRASSSSSSSRSSSSSSSSSSSSSSTSRGPQPVDALEDHPLLTSANAGLQNAPCNLPGWPSDPSASEAFFTAAAGCLNKAWGTLLNSMNLPFHAPTLHFPTGGSMDTDCGTFQIGVATAAYYCQDNLYVPFKGLQTNMYGNKPGVYLALFAHEYGHHVQELTGLMDAAWAKIYDYGQNSASGLEMARRKELQAQCFSGIYLGSTANQGGSVSQGVFDTAWNDQETRGDNTSGGRDHGTNAHYASWWRSGAKSNRTAQCNTFAAGSGEVS is encoded by the coding sequence ATGGCGCGGCCGGTCACTCCCCAGCCCGGCCAGCCGCCGCTGCAGGTGCCGCACGGGCAGTACGGCGGTAATCAGCCCGGTAACCAACCCGGTAACCAACCACTGCCCGGCGGTCCGCTGCCGCCGCCGCAGCCGAACGGCCAGTGGGGCTACCAGTACCCGATGGGCTACCCGCCGAAGAAGCCCAACACCGGCCCGATCGTGGCGATCTGCCTCGGCGGCGTGCTGGTGCTGGTGCTCGGCATCGTGCTGATCGTCGGGGTCAGCGGTTCGGACCGCAACCGGGTCGCGGACGCGGGCTACGGCTCCGCCCCCACCGCCACCACCAGCTCCTCGCCGAGCTCCTCCCGCGCCTCGTCGAGCAGCTCCTCGTCCAGGTCCAGCAGCTCCAGTTCCAGTTCGTCGAGCAGCTCGTCCTCCACGTCACGCGGCCCGCAGCCGGTCGACGCGCTCGAAGACCACCCGCTGCTGACCAGTGCCAACGCGGGGCTGCAGAACGCGCCGTGCAACCTGCCCGGCTGGCCGAGCGACCCGTCGGCGTCGGAGGCGTTCTTCACCGCGGCCGCCGGCTGCCTCAACAAGGCCTGGGGCACGCTGCTGAACAGCATGAACCTGCCGTTCCACGCGCCGACCCTGCACTTCCCCACCGGCGGCTCGATGGACACCGACTGCGGCACCTTCCAGATCGGCGTCGCAACCGCCGCGTACTACTGCCAGGACAACCTCTACGTGCCGTTCAAGGGCTTGCAGACCAACATGTACGGCAACAAGCCCGGCGTCTACCTGGCGTTGTTCGCGCACGAGTACGGCCATCACGTGCAGGAGCTGACCGGGCTGATGGACGCGGCGTGGGCGAAGATCTACGACTACGGCCAGAACAGCGCGTCCGGGCTGGAAATGGCGCGGCGCAAGGAACTCCAGGCGCAGTGCTTCTCCGGGATCTACCTCGGCTCCACCGCCAACCAGGGCGGCAGCGTGAGCCAGGGCGTGTTCGACACCGCGTGGAACGACCAGGAGACCAGGGGCGACAACACCTCCGGCGGCCGTGACCACGGCACCAACGCGCACTACGCGTCCTGGTGGCGCAGCGGCGCGAAGAGCAACCGGACCGCGCAGTGCAACACCTTCGCGGCCGGCAGCGGGGAAGTCAGCTAG
- a CDS encoding RDD family protein, translated as MQRETELVTGDAVVLDLRVAALASRGVALALDVLVQLAVFGLFFLALLFGVSDEALFLALTLTLFVLVRVGYPVLFEALSGGRTLGKMALGLRVVRDDGGPIRFRHALSRGLAGVIVDFGPVLAWSAVGVVVSLASGRSKRVGDHLAGTVVIRDRVPAEDAAPIMMPPELAGWAAQLDLSGLPEDLAMAGRQYLGRLGQLRPEARDALGHQLAQDVAARIGVPVPPGAPGWLYLTTVLAERRNREQARLSGYQQPVYPQPEPERRDEPVNPFTPPS; from the coding sequence GTGCAGCGAGAAACCGAGCTGGTCACCGGGGACGCCGTCGTGCTCGACCTCCGGGTCGCCGCGCTGGCCAGCCGCGGGGTCGCCTTAGCGCTCGACGTGCTGGTGCAGCTGGCCGTGTTCGGCCTGTTCTTCCTGGCGCTGCTGTTCGGCGTGTCCGACGAGGCGCTGTTCCTGGCGCTGACGCTGACCCTGTTCGTGCTGGTCCGGGTCGGCTACCCGGTGCTGTTCGAGGCGCTCAGCGGCGGCCGCACGCTCGGCAAGATGGCGCTCGGCCTGCGGGTGGTGCGCGACGACGGCGGCCCGATCCGGTTCCGGCACGCCCTTTCCCGCGGGCTGGCCGGGGTGATCGTGGACTTCGGCCCGGTACTGGCGTGGAGCGCGGTGGGGGTGGTCGTGTCGCTGGCTTCGGGCAGGTCGAAGCGGGTCGGCGATCATCTGGCCGGCACGGTGGTGATCCGCGACCGGGTGCCGGCCGAGGACGCGGCGCCGATCATGATGCCGCCGGAGCTGGCCGGCTGGGCCGCCCAGCTGGACCTTTCCGGACTGCCCGAGGACCTGGCGATGGCGGGCAGGCAGTACCTCGGCCGCCTCGGCCAGCTCCGCCCGGAGGCCAGGGACGCGCTCGGGCACCAGCTCGCGCAGGACGTCGCCGCGCGGATCGGGGTGCCGGTGCCGCCGGGGGCGCCGGGCTGGCTCTACCTGACCACCGTGCTCGCCGAACGCCGCAACCGCGAGCAGGCCAGGCTCAGCGGCTACCAGCAGCCGGTGTACCCGCAGCCGGAGCCCGAGCGCCGGGACGAACCGGTCAACCCGTTCACCCCGCCTAGCTGA
- a CDS encoding stage II sporulation protein M: MDLDVFVAGHRAEWDRLGELTARSRSLRGAEADELVTLYQRAATHLSIARSSAPDPALLARLSALVAGARSAVTGTHSPAWREAGLFFSRRFPAAVYRTWRWWVPSAVVTLLVSGLLSAWIAGDPSVQASIAAPEQIRAMTEPGGGYEAYYSSNPAGSFAAQVWTNNAWVAATCLFLGVLCCLPVVWALWQNALNLAVGIGLMTSAGRGELFFGLLVPHGLLELTAVFVAAGAGLRLGWTVISPGRRSRATALAQEGRSVVALALGLACVLLVSGVIEAFVTPSGLPTWARIGIGVLAEAAFLAYVFVLGRRAALRGETGDLDDRLSGDLRPEAG, from the coding sequence GTGGACTTGGACGTGTTCGTGGCGGGTCATCGCGCGGAATGGGATCGGCTCGGCGAACTGACCGCGCGAAGCCGGTCGCTGCGCGGCGCCGAAGCCGACGAGCTGGTCACCCTGTACCAGCGCGCCGCGACCCACCTGTCGATCGCCCGGTCGTCTGCACCCGATCCTGCGCTGCTGGCCAGGCTGTCCGCGCTGGTGGCCGGCGCGCGATCCGCGGTCACCGGCACGCACAGCCCGGCCTGGCGCGAGGCCGGGTTGTTCTTCTCCCGCCGCTTCCCGGCGGCGGTGTACCGGACTTGGCGCTGGTGGGTGCCGTCGGCGGTGGTCACGCTGCTGGTGAGCGGGCTGCTGTCGGCGTGGATCGCCGGGGACCCCTCGGTGCAGGCGAGCATCGCCGCGCCGGAGCAGATCCGCGCGATGACCGAACCCGGCGGCGGCTACGAGGCGTACTACTCGAGCAACCCGGCGGGTTCGTTCGCCGCGCAGGTGTGGACCAACAACGCCTGGGTCGCGGCGACCTGCCTGTTCCTCGGCGTGCTGTGCTGCCTGCCGGTGGTGTGGGCGCTCTGGCAGAACGCGCTCAACCTGGCGGTCGGCATCGGCCTGATGACCTCGGCCGGCCGCGGCGAGCTGTTCTTCGGCCTGCTGGTGCCGCACGGCCTGCTGGAACTGACCGCGGTGTTCGTCGCCGCGGGCGCCGGGCTCCGGCTTGGCTGGACGGTGATCAGCCCCGGCCGCCGTTCCCGCGCCACCGCGCTGGCGCAGGAGGGCCGGTCGGTGGTCGCGCTCGCGCTGGGCCTTGCCTGCGTGCTGCTGGTGTCCGGGGTGATCGAGGCGTTCGTGACCCCGTCCGGCCTGCCCACCTGGGCCCGGATCGGTATCGGCGTGCTGGCCGAGGCCGCCTTCCTCGCGTATGTGTTCGTGCTCGGCCGCCGAGCCGCCCTCCGGGGCGAGACCGGCGACCTGGACGACCGCCTCTCCGGCGACCTCCGCCCCGAAGCCGGCTGA
- a CDS encoding DUF6879 family protein, with protein MLQVDGSHEIGGNWISSPDYMDRMSNFKRSSFRFQTLQVYGIPHEQESFREFLKTGVRHVDPNDPRLVRMRNKRTGGRITGRVQVVHQPISDYLRHTFGFFHVSAEQGENLGILDTSTTSAGDLPDYDFVLLDDETVIKLHYSDEDGSVVGRELLPEADIAQYQRYRDYATENSVPFLEYERSMPT; from the coding sequence GTGCTGCAAGTTGACGGATCCCACGAGATCGGCGGCAACTGGATCTCGTCACCGGACTACATGGACCGGATGAGCAACTTCAAGCGCTCGTCCTTCCGGTTCCAAACACTCCAGGTTTACGGAATTCCCCATGAACAGGAGTCCTTCCGGGAGTTCCTGAAGACCGGGGTCCGGCACGTCGACCCGAACGATCCCCGCCTGGTCCGGATGAGGAACAAGAGGACCGGCGGCCGCATAACCGGGCGGGTACAGGTTGTGCATCAACCCATCTCCGACTACCTGCGCCACACGTTCGGGTTCTTCCATGTCAGTGCCGAGCAGGGCGAGAATCTGGGCATCCTGGACACTTCGACGACCTCGGCCGGAGATCTGCCGGACTACGATTTCGTGCTGCTGGACGACGAGACCGTGATCAAGCTGCACTACTCGGACGAGGACGGCAGTGTGGTCGGCCGGGAACTGCTCCCCGAAGCCGACATCGCGCAATACCAGCGATATCGCGACTACGCAACAGAAAACTCGGTGCCATTCCTGGAGTACGAAAGGTCGATGCCCACCTGA
- a CDS encoding helix-turn-helix domain-containing protein, whose translation MLRALRKAAELSGERLAAKAHMSQGKISRIETGKILPTVTDVQRILRALEVPPDRAAELLKLARAANIDFVSRRRARQLGPRSYQRSLAAMVAQSDQVCCVFPAMLPGFLQTRAYARGNIYNPLSKYSTARREELIEAKLSQHELLRQGTRFLLLCTEAAVRFPVVGHGDMAEQVEYLISTSKLPQIRFAIIPAGTRMPKPALNTFIVYDNRTVEMETHAGAINMRDPTQVEEHLELFEYFWSHAVEGDEARALLRSIADDFRRQATTGRRPS comes from the coding sequence GTGCTGCGCGCCCTGCGCAAGGCGGCCGAGCTTTCCGGCGAGCGCTTGGCGGCCAAGGCGCACATGAGCCAGGGCAAGATCTCCCGGATCGAGACCGGCAAGATCCTGCCCACAGTTACTGACGTGCAACGAATTCTGCGTGCACTGGAGGTACCTCCAGATCGCGCGGCGGAGCTGCTCAAACTGGCCCGTGCGGCGAATATCGACTTCGTCAGCCGGAGACGAGCCCGACAGCTCGGGCCTCGCAGCTACCAACGAAGCCTCGCCGCCATGGTGGCCCAGTCCGACCAGGTGTGCTGTGTATTCCCGGCAATGCTCCCAGGCTTCCTGCAAACTCGGGCGTACGCGCGCGGCAATATCTATAACCCCCTCAGCAAGTACTCGACAGCGCGCCGGGAAGAGTTGATCGAAGCCAAACTGAGCCAGCACGAACTGCTGCGCCAGGGCACCAGATTCCTCCTGCTCTGCACTGAGGCGGCGGTGCGCTTTCCCGTGGTCGGCCACGGGGACATGGCCGAGCAGGTCGAGTACTTGATCTCCACGAGCAAGCTGCCGCAGATTAGATTCGCGATCATCCCGGCTGGCACCCGGATGCCCAAACCGGCACTGAACACCTTCATCGTCTACGACAACCGCACGGTGGAAATGGAGACACACGCCGGGGCGATCAATATGCGGGACCCCACCCAAGTCGAGGAGCATCTCGAACTCTTCGAGTACTTCTGGTCTCACGCGGTCGAAGGCGACGAAGCTCGCGCGCTGCTGCGCAGCATCGCGGACGACTTCCGGCGGCAGGCTACAACCGGCCGGCGGCCTTCATAG
- a CDS encoding DUF58 domain-containing protein, with amino-acid sequence MALTGRAALLALLGVVLVGLVLPSWTGVLVMAVVLLLGVLADLLLAGAVRPLSFERSSAASARLGEPIEVTLRVRNPGRRRVHGLLRDAWPPSAGAESDRHRITVPAGESRRVVTTLRPSRRGDRHAHRVTVRALGPLGLAARQGSHEVPWAVRVLPPFHSRKHLPSRLARLRELDGRQAALTRGQGTEFDSLREYVIGDDVRSIDWRASARAADVMVRTWRPERDRHLVLVLDTGRTSAGRVGNSPRLDAAMEAALLLAVVASRAGDRVDLIAYDRQVRASVTGEASAFVHAMAPLEPSLVETDARGMVAEVLRRTRRRSLVVLLTGLDAAPVQEGLLPVLPTLTARHRLLLAAVADPRVAEMAGGRGDAEAVYDAAAAERTLAERRHVTALLGRSGVEVVDALPDDLPPALVDRYLAMKAAGRL; translated from the coding sequence ATGGCACTCACCGGGCGGGCCGCGCTGCTCGCGCTGCTGGGCGTGGTGCTGGTCGGGCTGGTGCTGCCGTCCTGGACCGGCGTGCTGGTGATGGCCGTGGTGCTGCTGCTCGGGGTGCTGGCCGACCTGCTGCTCGCGGGCGCGGTGCGGCCGCTGTCCTTCGAGCGGTCCAGTGCCGCGTCGGCCAGGCTCGGCGAGCCGATCGAGGTGACGCTGAGGGTGCGCAACCCCGGGCGGCGGCGGGTGCACGGCCTGCTCCGGGACGCCTGGCCGCCGAGCGCCGGCGCGGAGTCGGACCGGCACCGGATCACCGTCCCGGCCGGCGAGTCGCGCCGGGTGGTCACCACGCTGCGCCCGTCCCGGCGCGGCGACCGGCACGCGCACCGGGTGACCGTGCGTGCGCTCGGGCCGCTCGGACTGGCCGCGCGGCAGGGCTCGCACGAGGTGCCGTGGGCGGTGCGGGTGCTGCCCCCGTTCCACAGCCGCAAGCACCTGCCGTCCCGGCTGGCCAGGCTGCGGGAACTGGACGGGCGCCAGGCCGCGCTGACCCGCGGGCAGGGCACCGAGTTCGACTCGCTGCGCGAATACGTGATCGGCGACGATGTGCGGTCCATCGATTGGCGGGCGAGCGCGCGGGCCGCGGACGTAATGGTGCGCACCTGGCGGCCGGAACGGGACCGGCACCTGGTGCTGGTGCTGGACACCGGCCGGACTTCGGCCGGGCGGGTAGGAAATTCGCCGCGGCTGGATGCGGCGATGGAGGCCGCGCTGCTGCTGGCCGTAGTGGCTTCGCGCGCGGGAGACCGGGTCGATCTGATCGCCTACGACCGGCAGGTGCGCGCGAGCGTGACCGGCGAGGCGTCCGCGTTCGTGCACGCGATGGCGCCGCTGGAACCGAGCCTGGTGGAGACCGACGCGCGCGGCATGGTCGCCGAGGTGCTGCGGCGAACCCGTCGCCGGTCGCTGGTGGTGCTGCTGACCGGGCTGGACGCGGCGCCGGTGCAGGAGGGACTGCTGCCCGTGCTGCCGACGCTCACCGCGCGGCACCGGCTGCTGCTCGCCGCGGTGGCCGACCCGCGGGTAGCGGAAATGGCGGGTGGCCGCGGGGACGCGGAAGCCGTCTACGACGCGGCCGCGGCCGAACGCACCCTCGCCGAACGCCGGCACGTCACCGCCCTGCTCGGCCGGTCCGGCGTGGAGGTGGTGGACGCGCTCCCGGACGACCTGCCGCCCGCACTGGTGGATCGCTACCTGGCTATGAAGGCCGCCGGCCGGTTGTAG
- a CDS encoding AAA family ATPase, giving the protein MTSTQRTPVSATQARDALIALRGEVGKAVVGNDAAVTGLIIALLCRGHVLVEGVPGVAKTLLVRALATALELDTARVQFTPDLMPGDVTGSIVYDAHSGEFSFREGPVFTNLLLADEINRTPPKTQSSLLEAMEERQVSLDGRSRPLPDPFIVIATQNPVEYEGTYPLPEAQLDRFLLKLTVPAPSREDEIGILVRHAQGFDPRDLVAAGVRPAAGPEHLAAGRAAVAGVTVGPEVIGYVVDICRATRSLPSVRLGVSPRGATALLAATRAWAWLAGRDYATPDDVKALARPALRHRLDLRPEAELEGATTDGVLERVLATVPVPR; this is encoded by the coding sequence TTGACCAGTACCCAGCGAACCCCGGTCAGCGCGACGCAGGCGCGGGACGCGCTGATCGCGTTGCGCGGCGAGGTCGGCAAGGCCGTGGTCGGCAACGACGCCGCGGTCACCGGGCTGATCATCGCGCTGCTCTGCCGCGGGCACGTGCTCGTCGAAGGTGTGCCGGGAGTGGCGAAGACGCTGCTGGTGCGGGCGCTGGCGACGGCGCTGGAGCTGGACACCGCGCGCGTGCAGTTCACCCCGGACCTGATGCCCGGCGACGTTACCGGCTCGATCGTCTACGACGCGCACAGCGGCGAGTTCTCCTTCCGCGAGGGGCCGGTGTTCACCAACCTGCTGCTCGCGGACGAGATCAACCGGACCCCGCCGAAAACGCAGTCCTCCCTGCTGGAGGCGATGGAGGAACGCCAGGTGTCGCTGGACGGCCGGTCGCGGCCGCTGCCGGACCCGTTCATCGTGATCGCCACCCAGAACCCGGTGGAGTACGAGGGCACCTACCCGTTGCCGGAGGCGCAGCTGGACCGGTTCCTGCTCAAGCTGACCGTGCCGGCGCCTTCACGGGAGGACGAGATCGGCATCCTGGTCCGGCACGCGCAGGGTTTCGACCCGCGTGACCTGGTCGCGGCCGGGGTGCGCCCGGCCGCCGGGCCGGAACATCTCGCGGCCGGCCGGGCCGCGGTCGCCGGGGTCACCGTCGGGCCCGAGGTGATCGGCTACGTGGTGGACATCTGCCGGGCCACCCGCTCGCTGCCTTCGGTTCGGCTCGGGGTCTCCCCGCGCGGCGCCACCGCGCTGCTGGCCGCGACCAGGGCGTGGGCGTGGCTCGCTGGGCGGGACTACGCGACTCCGGACGACGTCAAGGCGCTGGCCAGGCCGGCCCTGCGGCACCGGCTGGACCTCCGGCCGGAAGCCGAGCTCGAAGGCGCCACCACCGACGGGGTGCTGGAGCGGGTGCTGGCGACCGTGCCGGTGCCGCGTTGA
- a CDS encoding DUF4350 domain-containing protein, giving the protein MSTGSVSVSPDARRIWRAARVPVAIVLLLVATAVATVLLSGERASGDLEPTSYEPNGAHALATLLAEQGVRVQTVRTMAEAEKATGERVTLLVTAPDLVEPGRLAGLRNRAGSAVLVEPSQRVLDGLLPGLRATSPVPVQARPPGCADPVAAAAGDAVLGGMRYQAPVTCYDGTLAKLGTDVTVLGSGAPLTNEQLAAQGTAALAMRLLGAQADLVWYLPSPSDPELSRAQRPLTELLPRGWIFGAIQLLVAVLVLALWRARRLGPVVAEPLPVVVRAAETTEGRARLYRRSGAVDHAAQVLRQATIDRLLPSLGLGAGAEPAAVVDAVAARTGHGHAATGELLYGPAPADQAALVRLADALDELENEVGRS; this is encoded by the coding sequence GTGAGCACTGGGAGTGTTTCCGTCTCGCCGGACGCCCGCCGGATCTGGCGTGCCGCCAGGGTGCCGGTCGCGATCGTGCTGCTGCTGGTGGCCACCGCGGTGGCCACGGTGCTGCTCAGCGGCGAACGGGCCAGCGGCGACCTCGAACCCACCTCCTACGAACCCAACGGCGCGCACGCGCTGGCTACCCTGCTCGCCGAACAGGGCGTGCGGGTGCAGACCGTGCGCACCATGGCCGAAGCCGAGAAAGCCACCGGTGAGCGGGTCACCCTGCTGGTCACCGCGCCGGACCTGGTCGAGCCGGGGCGGCTGGCCGGGCTGCGGAACCGGGCCGGGAGCGCGGTGCTGGTCGAGCCTTCCCAACGGGTGCTGGACGGGCTGCTGCCCGGACTGCGCGCGACCAGCCCGGTGCCGGTGCAGGCCAGGCCGCCCGGCTGCGCCGACCCGGTGGCGGCCGCGGCCGGGGACGCGGTGCTCGGCGGCATGCGCTACCAGGCGCCGGTGACCTGCTACGACGGCACGCTGGCCAAGCTGGGCACGGACGTCACGGTGCTCGGGTCCGGCGCGCCGCTGACCAACGAGCAGCTCGCCGCTCAGGGCACCGCCGCGCTGGCGATGCGGCTGCTCGGTGCGCAGGCCGACCTCGTCTGGTACCTGCCGTCGCCGTCGGATCCGGAGTTGAGCAGGGCGCAGCGGCCGTTGACCGAGCTGCTGCCGCGGGGCTGGATCTTCGGCGCGATCCAGCTGCTGGTCGCGGTGCTGGTGCTGGCGTTGTGGCGGGCGCGGAGGCTGGGGCCGGTCGTCGCCGAACCGCTGCCGGTGGTGGTGCGGGCCGCCGAGACGACCGAAGGCAGGGCACGGCTCTATCGTCGGTCCGGGGCCGTCGACCATGCCGCCCAGGTGCTGCGCCAGGCCACCATCGACCGGCTGCTGCCGTCGCTCGGCCTCGGGGCCGGCGCCGAACCGGCGGCCGTGGTGGACGCGGTGGCCGCACGCACCGGACATGGCCACGCGGCGACCGGGGAGCTGCTGTACGGCCCGGCGCCCGCCGACCAGGCGGCGTTGGTCCGGTTGGCCGACGCACTGGACGAACTCGAGAACGAAGTGGGGAGATCTTGA
- a CDS encoding DUF4129 domain-containing protein gives MEIPVDIGRDDARAAAERELARAEYQAAEPSLLDRLLRWAGDRIAELLRAVSDVAPGGLLGLLVILVLIVLIVVVIRLRVGSPGRRGRSAGQVFTGRSSSAAEHRLASAEAFARGELDVAVRERFRALVRGLEERDVLDERSGRTADEAATEAGARLPECRDELAAAAARFDEVYYGGHPAAEADYHRLVALDERSQAARPVMAAL, from the coding sequence GTGGAGATCCCGGTCGACATCGGCCGGGACGACGCCCGCGCCGCGGCCGAGCGCGAGCTGGCCAGGGCGGAGTACCAGGCGGCCGAGCCGTCGCTGCTGGACCGGCTCCTGCGCTGGGCCGGCGACCGGATTGCCGAACTGCTGCGCGCGGTGTCCGATGTGGCGCCGGGCGGGCTGCTCGGCCTGCTGGTGATCCTGGTGCTGATCGTGCTGATCGTGGTGGTGATCCGGTTGCGGGTGGGCAGTCCCGGCCGTCGCGGCAGGAGCGCGGGCCAGGTTTTCACCGGCCGGTCCAGCTCCGCCGCCGAGCACCGGCTGGCCTCGGCGGAAGCGTTTGCGCGCGGGGAGCTCGACGTCGCGGTGCGGGAACGGTTCCGGGCGCTGGTGCGTGGCCTGGAGGAGCGTGACGTGCTGGACGAGCGGTCCGGGCGCACCGCCGACGAGGCCGCGACCGAGGCCGGCGCCCGGTTGCCCGAGTGCCGGGACGAGCTCGCCGCGGCCGCCGCCAGGTTCGACGAGGTGTACTACGGCGGCCATCCGGCGGCCGAAGCGGACTACCACCGGCTGGTCGCGCTGGACGAGCGCAGCCAGGCAGCACGGCCGGTCATGGCGGCGCTGTGA